A portion of the Mesobacillus boroniphilus genome contains these proteins:
- the murQ gene encoding N-acetylmuramic acid 6-phosphate etherase, which translates to MEIAKLNTEQQNPKSMNIDLMSTEEIITIINQEDTLVPNVLARQVPNISEVVDRIVAAFNKGGRLIYIGAGTSGRLGIIDASECPPTFGTDPGLVIGIIAGGKEAMTEALEGVEDDKKLGKADLVNINLTDKDIVVGIAASGRTPYTIGALEYAKKIGALTVSVVCSKDSEMEKISEHTIAAVVGPEVITGSTRMKAGTAQKLILNMLSTASMIKLGKVYGNLMVDVQMTNEKLHNRAVNIVKMATGASDEEARAAIKEQNYHTKAAILQITTGLRGTEVKELLEKHDGYLRDAISNFYKGGAK; encoded by the coding sequence ATGGAGATCGCAAAGCTTAATACAGAACAGCAAAACCCGAAATCAATGAATATCGACTTGATGTCGACAGAGGAAATCATCACCATCATCAACCAGGAGGACACCCTCGTTCCGAACGTGCTCGCAAGGCAGGTTCCGAATATTTCGGAGGTTGTCGACAGGATTGTCGCTGCCTTCAATAAAGGCGGCCGGCTTATTTATATTGGTGCGGGGACTTCCGGACGACTCGGAATAATCGATGCTTCCGAATGCCCTCCCACGTTCGGAACCGATCCAGGACTTGTCATCGGAATCATAGCCGGCGGCAAGGAAGCTATGACCGAAGCACTCGAAGGTGTCGAGGATGACAAAAAGCTGGGTAAGGCTGATCTGGTAAACATCAATCTTACGGATAAAGACATCGTTGTCGGGATCGCTGCCAGCGGACGCACACCTTATACGATTGGTGCACTAGAGTATGCAAAGAAAATCGGTGCCCTGACTGTATCTGTCGTTTGCAGCAAGGACTCCGAAATGGAGAAAATCTCCGAACACACAATTGCCGCAGTCGTCGGGCCGGAAGTCATCACCGGTTCCACAAGGATGAAAGCTGGCACTGCCCAGAAATTGATTTTGAACATGCTCTCTACCGCTTCAATGATCAAACTGGGCAAAGTGTATGGCAACCTGATGGTTGATGTACAGATGACGAACGAAAAGCTACATAACCGCGCCGTCAATATCGTCAAGATGGCAACCGGTGCTTCTGATGAGGAAGCAAGAGCGGCAATCAAGGAACAAAACTATCATACGAAAGCTGCCATACTCCAAATCACTACGGGGCTCAGGGGAACTGAAGTAAAAGAGCTATTGGAAAAGCACGACGGCTACCTGCGGGATGCCATCAGCAATTTTTACAAAGGTGGCGCAAAATAG
- the nagA gene encoding N-acetylglucosamine-6-phosphate deacetylase has translation MKDLLLINASVLTEEGMIEKGYIYIKDGKIAETGLASPLPQYQAEVIELPEDSTIVPGFIDVHIHGAGGADAMDATTEALSTMASILPEEGTTSFLATTITQGQKAIIKGLENAADYISHHNKPGKAEMLGIHLEGPFINESRKGAQPEEHIIEPDIELFAKMQEASGNNIKLVTLAPEKENGNELIAYLAGNGVIASVGHSDATYGQMAEAVKAGATHVTHLFNGMRGMHHRDPGVAGAALLFDELKIEMIADGIHVVPEMLDLSIRAKGTDGVILITDSMRAKCLKNGIYDLGGQEVSVADGKALLADGTLAGSILKMKDSLKNMMEFTGISLEEAVKLASENPARQLKVFDRKGSIASGKDADLVILDRNHEVAMAFCRGVFSYTR, from the coding sequence ATGAAGGATTTATTGCTCATCAATGCCAGCGTATTGACCGAAGAGGGTATGATTGAAAAAGGATACATTTATATAAAGGATGGGAAGATTGCTGAAACAGGGCTTGCCTCCCCCCTCCCCCAATACCAGGCCGAGGTCATTGAGCTTCCTGAGGACAGCACAATCGTTCCAGGCTTTATCGATGTGCATATCCACGGTGCTGGCGGAGCCGACGCAATGGATGCAACCACTGAAGCATTGTCGACAATGGCATCAATTCTGCCTGAGGAAGGAACAACGAGCTTCCTGGCAACCACCATCACCCAGGGGCAAAAAGCCATAATAAAAGGATTGGAAAATGCTGCTGATTATATCAGCCATCATAACAAGCCAGGTAAAGCAGAGATGCTCGGAATCCATTTGGAAGGACCTTTCATCAATGAATCCCGCAAAGGAGCCCAGCCTGAGGAACATATTATCGAACCGGATATCGAACTGTTCGCAAAGATGCAGGAAGCGTCGGGAAACAATATCAAACTTGTCACGCTGGCCCCAGAAAAAGAAAATGGCAATGAACTCATTGCTTATTTAGCCGGGAATGGTGTCATCGCTTCGGTAGGACATTCGGATGCTACCTACGGCCAAATGGCAGAAGCCGTTAAAGCCGGGGCAACCCATGTTACCCATCTATTCAATGGCATGCGCGGGATGCATCATCGAGATCCAGGTGTCGCTGGTGCCGCCCTGCTTTTTGACGAGTTGAAAATTGAAATGATTGCAGACGGCATCCATGTCGTCCCCGAAATGCTCGATTTATCGATTCGCGCCAAAGGAACTGATGGTGTCATTTTGATCACCGACTCAATGAGAGCGAAATGCCTTAAAAATGGCATCTATGACCTTGGCGGACAGGAAGTCAGTGTTGCAGACGGAAAAGCTCTTTTAGCTGATGGCACGCTTGCTGGAAGTATTTTAAAAATGAAAGACTCTTTGAAAAACATGATGGAATTCACAGGCATCAGCCTTGAAGAAGCAGTGAAGCTTGCCAGTGAAAATCCCGCCAGGCAGCTGAAGGTTTTTGACCGAAAGGGTAGCATTGCTTCAGGTAAGGACGCCGACCTTGTCATACTGGACCGTAACCATGAGGTCGCCATGGCGTTTTGCCGTGGAGTCTTCAGCTATACCCGTTAA
- the nagB gene encoding glucosamine-6-phosphate deaminase produces MKLISTSNYEKLSQLAAEEIILQIKKNPSLNLGLATGSTPTGLYKELIRDHKQNKTSYKEMNTFNLDEYIGIPKKDRNSYHYFMCENLFEHIDIPLDQTHIPDGTAKNLDEECSRYEQFINEHGGIDLQILGIGQNGHIGFNEPGTPFDSRTHIIDLAESTRKANARFFESLEDVPKQAITMGIASIMDCKEIFLLVSGASKAKALARLMNGEINEQFPASVLKTHQNVTIFADKEATAFL; encoded by the coding sequence TTGAAACTGATTTCTACATCAAATTACGAGAAGCTTAGCCAGCTAGCTGCAGAGGAAATCATCTTACAAATCAAGAAAAACCCATCACTAAACCTTGGACTTGCTACCGGGAGTACGCCAACGGGCCTTTATAAAGAGCTCATCAGAGACCATAAGCAAAATAAGACTTCCTACAAAGAAATGAACACGTTCAATCTGGATGAGTACATTGGCATCCCGAAAAAAGATCGAAATAGCTATCACTACTTTATGTGTGAAAATTTATTTGAACACATTGATATTCCGCTTGACCAGACGCATATTCCAGATGGAACGGCGAAGAATCTGGACGAGGAATGCAGTCGCTATGAACAGTTCATTAACGAACATGGCGGCATCGACCTCCAGATTCTCGGGATTGGACAGAACGGCCATATTGGTTTTAACGAACCAGGAACACCCTTCGATAGCAGAACGCATATCATCGACCTGGCAGAAAGCACGCGCAAGGCAAACGCAAGATTTTTCGAATCATTAGAAGACGTTCCTAAGCAAGCAATTACCATGGGAATCGCCTCAATTATGGACTGTAAAGAAATCTTCCTGCTTGTTTCAGGTGCTTCAAAGGCAAAAGCACTTGCTCGTTTAATGAATGGCGAAATTAACGAGCAATTCCCTGCCTCTGTTCTCAAAACTCACCAAAATGTAACGATTTTCGCCGATAAAGAAGCGACAGCATTTCTTTAA